The Virgibacillus dokdonensis genome includes a window with the following:
- a CDS encoding HNH endonuclease, with amino-acid sequence MPTIEYKTDKQKKSFYNSSAWKSLRLEALERDNYECQWCNREGKVTVDSTKEEGKRKEIKLNVDHKYPIEHYPKLALTLDNLETLCIYHHNVKEGRTIDKISCNKNKKKRWDDEWW; translated from the coding sequence ATGCCTACGATTGAATACAAGACAGACAAGCAGAAGAAATCCTTTTACAACTCTAGCGCTTGGAAGTCATTACGCTTAGAAGCATTAGAACGTGATAACTACGAATGTCAATGGTGTAATCGAGAAGGTAAGGTTACTGTTGACTCAACCAAGGAAGAAGGTAAACGCAAAGAGATAAAGCTTAATGTGGATCATAAGTATCCGATTGAACATTATCCTAAGCTTGCATTGACATTAGATAACTTAGAGACTCTTTGCATCTACCATCACAATGTGAAAGAAGGAAGAACAATAGATAAGATCAGCTGTAATAAAAATAAAAAGAAACGTTGGGATGATGAATGGTGGTGA
- a CDS encoding DEAD/DEAH box helicase: MVKFIPHSYQRYNINRILNDPFIALWLDMGLGKTVITLTAINDLKYNRFAVNKVLVIAPKKVAQGTWTNEAKKWDHLQLLRFSIVLGSQTKRIRALNTPADIYVINRDNVVWLTDYYRNSWPFDMVVVDESSSFKNHQSKRFKALKSVRPHIKRQVQLTGTPSPNGLLDIWAQIFLLDGGQRLGKRITGFRERYFEPDQRNRDRIFSYAPKDGADRKIHSLISDIVVSMKAEDYIELPAVTYNSVPVVLDDKAKKAYEKLEKEMLLEVDESEITATSAAVLGNKLLQLCNGAVYDEDKNALEIHNNKMEAFLELIEALNGSPALVFYNFQHDKSRIQKALAKKGLRVRELKTAQDELDWNNKEIDILLAHPASAGYGLNLQQGGNHVIWFGLNWNLELYQQANARLARQGQKEKVFVHRLTVQGGMDENVEEALKGKAATQESLLTALKARIEKVKEDA; encoded by the coding sequence ATGGTTAAGTTTATACCGCACAGCTACCAAAGATATAACATCAATCGAATATTAAACGATCCTTTTATTGCTTTATGGCTTGATATGGGTTTAGGCAAAACAGTAATTACACTAACTGCTATTAACGATTTAAAATACAACCGTTTCGCAGTGAATAAGGTTTTAGTGATTGCACCTAAAAAGGTAGCCCAAGGTACTTGGACAAATGAGGCTAAAAAGTGGGATCACCTGCAACTATTACGTTTTTCTATCGTGCTTGGCAGCCAAACAAAACGAATCAGAGCTTTAAACACACCAGCTGATATATACGTGATTAACAGGGATAACGTAGTATGGCTAACCGACTATTACCGTAATTCTTGGCCGTTTGACATGGTGGTAGTTGATGAATCGAGTAGCTTTAAAAATCACCAGTCAAAAAGATTCAAAGCCTTAAAAAGTGTACGACCACATATCAAAAGACAAGTTCAGTTAACAGGTACCCCTTCACCTAACGGGTTACTGGACATATGGGCGCAAATCTTTTTACTAGACGGTGGCCAAAGATTAGGTAAAAGAATTACTGGTTTTCGGGAACGGTATTTTGAACCGGATCAGAGGAATAGGGACAGGATATTCTCCTACGCACCGAAAGATGGAGCCGATAGAAAAATTCATAGTTTAATCAGTGACATCGTCGTGAGTATGAAAGCAGAGGATTATATCGAGCTTCCAGCTGTTACTTATAACTCAGTTCCAGTAGTTTTAGACGATAAAGCTAAAAAAGCTTATGAGAAGCTGGAAAAAGAAATGTTGTTAGAAGTGGATGAATCGGAAATTACGGCTACATCAGCAGCAGTCCTGGGGAATAAACTCCTGCAACTATGTAACGGAGCTGTTTATGATGAAGATAAAAATGCATTAGAAATACACAATAACAAGATGGAGGCATTCCTGGAATTAATTGAAGCCCTAAATGGATCTCCTGCACTAGTCTTTTATAACTTCCAACATGATAAATCAAGAATCCAAAAAGCGTTGGCCAAAAAAGGATTACGTGTAAGAGAGTTAAAAACAGCCCAAGATGAACTAGACTGGAATAATAAAGAGATTGATATACTACTTGCCCATCCAGCTTCGGCTGGTTATGGATTAAACCTACAACAAGGTGGAAACCACGTCATTTGGTTCGGACTTAACTGGAATCTAGAGTTATATCAGCAAGCCAATGCCAGACTAGCTAGACAAGGTCAAAAAGAAAAAGTATTCGTCCACCGGTTAACGGTTCAGGGTGGTATGGATGAAAACGTAGAAGAAGCATTGAAAGGGAAAGCTGCAACACAAGAAAGTTTGTTAACTGCACTGAAAGCACGTATTGAGAAAGTGAAGGAGGATGCCTGA
- a CDS encoding VRR-NUC domain-containing protein, with the protein MREKDIEEYLRKRVKEAGGKAYKFESPGNDGVPDRLVIFPGNNIYFVELKAPGKKPRPLQIKQIRDISSFGCEVLVIDSKDGVNEFIQEARGANG; encoded by the coding sequence ATGCGAGAAAAAGATATAGAAGAATACCTAAGAAAAAGAGTTAAAGAAGCTGGTGGAAAAGCGTATAAGTTTGAATCGCCCGGGAATGATGGCGTGCCAGATCGATTGGTGATTTTCCCGGGTAACAATATTTACTTTGTTGAGTTAAAAGCACCAGGGAAGAAGCCAAGACCTTTGCAAATAAAGCAAATAAGGGATATATCAAGTTTCGGTTGTGAAGTATTAGTGATCGATTCAAAAGATGGGGTAAATGAGTTCATACAAGAAGCGAGAGGTGCAAATGGTTAA
- a CDS encoding P27 family phage terminase small subunit, with product MAVAITKLKKQLMNKIDTEDLVQVEKVERYIDLVKSFRRVNSIITKEGESVVTENGSQRFTKAHPLISERNKINASLLSIERSLIPLDNKQDNYSASDLV from the coding sequence ATGGCTGTAGCAATTACAAAATTAAAAAAACAACTCATGAACAAAATTGATACGGAGGATTTAGTACAAGTAGAAAAGGTAGAGCGCTATATAGATTTAGTAAAATCTTTCCGTCGAGTAAATAGTATTATTACTAAAGAGGGAGAGTCAGTAGTTACAGAAAACGGATCTCAACGTTTTACCAAGGCCCACCCTCTAATCAGTGAAAGAAATAAAATAAACGCATCTTTATTGAGTATAGAACGATCCTTAATTCCATTGGATAATAAGCAAGATAATTACAGCGCCAGTGACTTAGTATGA
- a CDS encoding virulence-associated E family protein has protein sequence MVIHYDRELTISTAGSRKATQWPAQNLYWSELLDKLRTAIRGQEALEEYLKLPKRQQDDLKDVGGFVAGELKNNRRKASNVLSRDIITLDLDNIPAGGTDDIIRRLEGLGCAYAAYSTRKHEPGKPRLRVLAPLNRTVTADEYEPLARKLASIIGMSFADPTTFEASRLMYWPSCSADSQYVYRYADKPFVDADGLLNMYSDWRDIDEWPRVQGEDNKHVRLAAKQGNPTEKRGVVGAFCRQYDIHTAIETFLPGVYEPSDDGSRYTFVEGSTVGGAVVYEGGLFLYSHHATDPCSGRLVNAYDLVRLHKFGELDDEAKPDTPINRLPSYTQMASFALNDAGVATIINQERYEQAVEDFGTSSDTPATKDDLNWIQQLKISPTTGQPQKTIENILIALEGESNLIGRIKLDEFADAIIGIAPLPWAPRDHEKGEFIWGEKDDSGLIIYLEKILGFQSKDKLMHALNQCAANHAFNPVTDYLNSLHWDGVKRLDRLFIDYLGAADTPYTKAVTRKSFTAAVARAMQPGMKYDTMPVLTGEQGLGKSTLIHKMGQRWFTDAIETFEGKEAAELLQGVWLVEVGEMSAYNKSDLNTIKGFLTRTEDHYRAAYARKTEKHPRRCVFFGTSNRSDYLKDPTGGRRFLPIDVGIQQPVKNVFQNLDSEVDQLWAEAVMNWRLGESLILTGDLLEEAKRQQEGHAEQDPWESIIKEFVERKVPVDWNKKDIATRKLYWSGEFGSSDTETVERDRVCAAEIWVECFNEKVNRLKRSETMRINDILSNLEGWEKQKNPYRYGPYGKVKGGFIRV, from the coding sequence TTGGTAATACATTATGATAGAGAACTAACAATATCCACTGCAGGTAGTCGAAAGGCTACCCAGTGGCCTGCTCAAAACTTATATTGGTCTGAATTGCTAGACAAGCTACGTACAGCAATACGTGGCCAAGAAGCTCTAGAAGAGTATTTAAAACTACCAAAAAGGCAGCAAGATGATTTAAAAGATGTTGGTGGATTCGTAGCTGGTGAATTGAAAAACAACCGTCGTAAGGCTTCTAACGTACTTTCTAGAGATATTATCACACTTGATTTGGATAACATTCCTGCGGGTGGTACAGACGACATTATTCGCCGTTTAGAAGGATTGGGGTGTGCTTATGCAGCTTATAGTACCCGTAAACATGAGCCTGGTAAGCCAAGATTAAGGGTGCTTGCTCCTTTAAATAGAACCGTTACAGCAGATGAATACGAGCCGTTAGCACGCAAGTTAGCGTCTATTATCGGTATGTCCTTTGCAGATCCTACCACATTTGAAGCCTCTCGGTTGATGTATTGGCCAAGTTGTTCAGCAGATAGCCAATACGTATACCGATATGCTGATAAGCCATTTGTAGACGCTGACGGACTGCTTAATATGTACAGTGATTGGCGAGATATTGATGAGTGGCCAAGAGTACAAGGCGAAGATAACAAGCATGTTCGACTTGCTGCTAAGCAAGGTAATCCCACAGAAAAACGTGGTGTTGTAGGAGCGTTTTGTCGGCAATATGATATTCACACGGCTATTGAAACCTTTTTACCTGGTGTTTATGAACCATCCGATGATGGGAGTAGATACACCTTTGTAGAAGGGTCTACTGTTGGCGGTGCAGTCGTTTATGAAGGTGGGCTATTCCTTTATTCTCATCATGCGACGGATCCGTGTAGTGGGCGTTTAGTGAATGCGTATGACTTGGTAAGGCTCCATAAATTCGGTGAATTAGACGACGAAGCAAAACCGGATACGCCTATTAACCGATTGCCTTCTTATACACAGATGGCTTCTTTTGCATTAAATGATGCAGGAGTTGCAACAATTATTAATCAAGAACGGTATGAACAGGCTGTTGAGGACTTTGGCACATCATCTGATACGCCTGCAACTAAAGATGATTTGAACTGGATTCAGCAGCTGAAAATAAGTCCAACAACTGGCCAACCTCAGAAAACGATTGAAAATATTTTAATTGCTTTAGAGGGAGAGTCTAATTTAATAGGGCGCATTAAACTGGATGAGTTTGCGGACGCTATTATCGGCATTGCGCCTTTACCCTGGGCACCTAGAGATCATGAGAAAGGGGAATTTATTTGGGGAGAAAAAGATGATTCAGGCTTAATTATATATCTAGAAAAGATATTAGGTTTTCAATCTAAAGACAAGCTGATGCATGCTTTAAATCAATGTGCAGCTAATCATGCCTTTAACCCTGTCACAGATTATCTTAATAGTTTGCATTGGGATGGTGTGAAGCGTCTTGATCGCTTATTTATTGATTATTTAGGCGCAGCAGATACACCTTATACCAAAGCTGTTACTCGGAAATCATTTACTGCAGCTGTAGCTAGAGCTATGCAACCAGGTATGAAATACGATACTATGCCTGTTCTTACTGGTGAACAGGGTTTAGGTAAATCTACGCTTATTCATAAGATGGGACAGCGTTGGTTTACAGACGCCATAGAAACGTTTGAGGGAAAAGAGGCAGCCGAATTATTACAAGGTGTGTGGCTTGTAGAAGTTGGAGAAATGAGTGCCTACAATAAGTCAGATTTAAATACCATTAAAGGGTTTTTGACGAGAACAGAAGATCATTATCGTGCTGCCTATGCACGTAAAACGGAGAAACACCCTAGGCGCTGTGTGTTCTTTGGAACTAGTAACAGGAGTGATTATCTAAAGGATCCTACTGGTGGCAGACGATTTTTACCTATTGATGTAGGTATTCAACAACCTGTTAAAAACGTGTTTCAGAATTTAGATAGTGAAGTTGATCAATTGTGGGCAGAAGCTGTTATGAATTGGCGGCTGGGCGAGTCCCTGATTCTGACTGGTGACCTTTTGGAAGAGGCGAAACGACAACAGGAAGGCCACGCAGAACAAGATCCTTGGGAAAGTATTATTAAAGAATTTGTAGAACGTAAAGTACCAGTAGACTGGAATAAAAAGGACATAGCTACAAGGAAGCTTTATTGGTCGGGTGAATTCGGAAGTAGTGACACAGAAACTGTTGAACGTGACCGTGTGTGCGCTGCTGAAATATGGGTGGAATGCTTCAACGAAAAGGTAAATCGCTTGAAACGTTCCGAAACCATGCGCATTAATGATATTTTAAGTAACTTGGAAGGTTGGGAGAAGCAAAAAAACCCCTACAGATACGGACCATACGGGAAAGTTAAAGGTGGGTTTATCCGAGTTTGA